The Pyxidicoccus sp. MSG2 DNA segment AGCGCACGAGCACCGCCACGCCCGCCAGCACCAGCCACGGCAGGACGTGCGCGGACATCAGGTGGCGCACCGTCCCGTCCGGGCAGTGCAGGTGGAGGACGAGGAGGCTCACCCCGGCGGCGGACAGACCCGCGGCCAGCGCGCGCACGGGCTGGAAGGCGGAGCGGCACAGCAGCACGAGCGCGACGGCCAGCGGCAGCACGGACAGCGCCACCTCCGAGCCCATGCACCCCAGCATGCCCCGCATGGGCGGCCGTATCTGGAGCCCCGAGCCGCCCATCACCTGCACCGCCGCCACGCCCACCGCCGCCAGGGCCACCAGCGCCCACGGCACCCGCCGCCGCGAGGGCGCCAGCGCCAGGAAGGCGCCTCCACCCACCAGCACCAGCGTGAGCAGCGCCACCGCGGCCACCACCATCGGCGGGGCCTGGTTGCCCACGACGCCATCCCGGCTGAGCCAGGCCAGTCCCCCGCCCAATACGACTGCGTAGACGGCGAGCAGCACCAGCAGCTCGCGCCACCAGGGCGTGGGCTTCGGGTGCGCGGCCAATTCCTTCAGCGCGAGCTGGTGCGCGGCCTCCAGCTTTGGAGCCGGGGCCGTGGCGGGCGGGGCCGCCGGCATTCCGCCCAGCGCGTCGAAGCCACCCAGCAGGGCACGGCAGTCCTCACACGTGGCCACGTGCGACGTCAGCTCCGCGGGCAGCGGTCCTCCCAGCGAGTCCATCACCCGCGAGCACTCCGGCTTCATTCCGTGGTCTCCTGATGCAGGGCGGCGAGCAGCTCGCGCAGGCGCTCATAGCCGCGGTGGGCGCGGACCTTCACCGCGCTCTCGGTGAGGCCCATCGCATCGGCGACCTCCGCGAAGCTCATCCCCTCGAAGCGGTGCAGGAGGATGGGGACGCGCTGCCCCTCTGGCAGCTGGGCCAGGGCGCGCTGCACGGCCTGCTCGAGCCCGCTGTCCCGGGGGCCCGGGGTGTCGGCGGGGATGCTCGCGGGCAGCTCGCCCTCGGGTGTCAGCTCCTCCGGACGCCGGCCCCGGCGCTGGGAGTCGCGCGCCGCGTTGGTGGCGATGGCGTAGAGCCAGGGCTTGAAGCGCGAGCCGGGCTGGAAGCGGCCCCGGGCGCGCACCAGCGACAGGAAGGTGAGCTGGACCAGGTCCTCGGCCGTGGACGCGCTGCCCGTCAGCCGCGTGAGGTAGCCCTGCACGGGCCGGGCGTAGCGCTGGAAGAGCGCGTCGAACGCCGTGGAATCACCCTCCCGGAACCGCGCCATCAGCACCTCGTCGGACCTGTCGGCGACGGAGTCGCGCGCCGGGTCCTCTCCGGTACGCGCGGGCGTGGCATCGGGTTTCAGCGAGGAGGGCGGCAGGGGCACGCGCGAGGGACTCTACCCCGGGAATGCGTCACCCGGGGGATTCCGGCCGGGCCCGGTCAGCGGCGCTTGAGCAGGGACTGCGGGGCCGGCGCGGAGGTGGGCAGGTGGTCCGCGGCGGCGGCAATCGCCTCACGCACCCTGTCGCCAGCGACCTTGGCCGCGTCTCCCGCCGCCCTGGCCGCGTCCCCGGCCGCCGCCCGCGCCGCGACGAGCTGGGCCCGGGCGCCGGTGGCCCCCCAGAAGCGGGCGGGGGTGGCCAGCTCCGCGCGCTCCGCGTCCGTGTACTTCCGGAAGGCGTACTTCGTGGCCTCCGAGGGCGTGCGCAGCCCCTCCACCACGCCCACCCAGGAGAGCGCCTTCAGCGAGTAGTAGCTGAAGTCCACCTCCCACCAGAACCAGCCCTGGTTGGCGGTGTTCTGGTGGTAGTGGTGGTTGTTGTGCCAGCCCTCGCCCAGGGTGATGAGCGCCAGCAGCCAGTTGTTCCGGCTGGTGTCCGTCGTCTTGTAGCGGCGCTTGCCGAAGATGTGGCTGAGCGAGTTGATGGTGAAGGTGCCGTGCCACAGCACGGTGGTGCTGACGAAGAAGCCCCACACCAGCATGGAGAAGCCGCCGATGAAGTAGAGCGCCACCGCCAGCAGCACCGGCGGCACCAGGTGGAAGCGGTTGAGCCACACCAGCTCCGGGTAGCGCGCGAAGTCCTTGATGGCCTCCATGCGCGTCTCCCCGTACTTGTCGCAGAGAATCCAGTTCATGTGGCTCCACCAGAAGCCACGCTGGATGGGCGAGTGGATGTCCTCGGGCTGGTCGGAGAAGCGGTGGTGGTGCCGGTGGTTCGCCGCCCACCACAGCACGCCCTTCTGCGTGGAGGTGCTGCCCACCAGCGCCAGGATGAACTGGAAGACGCGCCCCGTCTTGAAGGCCCGGTGCGAGAAGTACCGGTGGTACCCCGCGGTGATGCCCCACATGCGGACGATGTACAGCCCCACACACACCGCCACGTCCACCGGCTTCGCGCCCACCCAGATGACGGCGAGGCACATCAGGTGCACGGCGAAGAAGGGGATGGAGGACAGCCAGTTGAGACGCTCGTTGTCCGCGGACAGGGCAGGGGAGGGTGTCTGCAAGGGAGCCTCGTGAGAGCGGGTCCGGGACGGAGCTCAACCAACCTGCTCGGTCCCACCCTGCATCAACACCCCCTCCTGTCATGGCACTGTCAGGAAACGGCGGTTTGGCGCAGCTCCATCAACCAGGCCTCGAAAGCCGGGTGCCCATGCAGGGGTGCCAGGTCCGCGTCCGAGGCGGCGTAGGCCCCGTCGTTGAACCCCAGCTCGGTGGCGCGGCGCAGCATCCGCATGGCCTCCGGCGCATTGCGCGCGCGGGCATGGGCGCACGCCGCGTCATAGGCGATGGTGGCGCTGGGGGTATGACGGAGCGCGGCCTCGCCCACGGCGGCGGCCTCGGAGAAGGCGCCCCGGATGAAGAGCACGCGCTCCGCGCAGGTGTAGGCCGCTGCGGGGTCCAGCCCCGGGAGCCGCAGCGCTTCCTGTTCGCGGCCCAGGCGGATGAGCGTGCCGGCATACTCGTGCAGCACCGTGCGGTCCGACGACGTCTGCCACGCCTGCTTCCACCACTCCACCGCGCGCGCGTCGTCGCCCACCAGTGAGAAGGCCGCCGCCACCGCGTGCGGCTCCACCGCGACGCCGCCCTGCACCTGGGAGAAGTGGTCCAGCGCGGGCCGGCCGTGGCCCTCCTTCAGTGCCACCCACCCCAGCAGGTGGTGCGCGTGGCTGGCGAGCTGCGGCGTGAGCCCCTCTTCCGTCTCCAGCACCTGGGCGCTCAGCCGCCGCGCGTCGTCCAACTGGCCCGCCTTGAGCGCGGCCTGCGCCTCGCGCAGCTTCTCCGCCAGCGGCCCCCGCAGCTTCGCCGTGTCCGCGCCCTTGTCGGTGCTGCGCAGCACCTCCGTCACGAGGCGGAAGGCCTGCACGCCGTACATGGCGAAGATGATGGTGAAGATCATCAACCCCGTCTTCAGCCCGAACACCACCGCGGCCACGCACACCAGCAGGGCCAGCCCCTGTGCCAGCAGCAGGCCGCGCCGGGGGCCCAACACCCGGGTCGCCAGCGTGGCGGTGATGTGTCCACCGTCGAGCGGCAGCACCGGCATCATGTTGAGCACTGCCCAGAAGAGGTTGGCGAGCGCGGAGGTGCCCAGGAAGAAGTCGAGCGCGGGCGTGCGGCCCTTGAGCAGCGCGTAGCCCGCCCAGCACCCCAACCCCAGCATCAGCCCGAAGAAGGGCCCGGCCGCGGTGATGAGCAGGTTGCGCTTCCAGGGCAGGGGGCCGGGCTGGTCATTGGGCAGCGTGTGGCCCCCCATCCAGGCGAGCGCGATGCTCGGCCGGTAGCCGAACAGCCGGCTGGCCAGGGCGTGGCCCAATTCGTGGACGAGCACGGACACGAAGACGATGAGCATCCAGGACAGGATGTAGACGACCATCGCGCTGGCGTGGCCGAGCGCGGGCGCCCCCGCCACCTGACGGAAGGGCCAGCCCGCCTGGGCCCCATCTATAGATGTCCAGGCAATCATCGCCGACACCAGCAGATGGCTCGGCTGGACTTCGACGGGAATGCCTCCGAGACGAAAGCGGAACATGGGGACGGACCTTAACCGTTGAGTCCCAGCCGTGCAGGCTGTTGCGCACCGCCTGCAAGCTCCTGGATGTTCCGCTAGGTTCCCCGCCCTTCATGCCGCAGCTCGGTCCCTACTCCCTGCCGAACCCCTACATCCTGGCCCCCATGGCCGGGGTGAGCGAGATGCCCTTCCGGGTCATCGCCTTCCGCCTGGGCGCCGCCCTCTGTCCCACGGAGCTCGTCAGCTCCCAGGGGCTGATGCGGGCCAACCAGCGGACCCTGAAGTACCTGCGCTACGACGCCGAGGTGGAGCGGCCGTACTCGCTCCAGATCTACGGCGGCGAGCCGGAGGCCATGGCCCGCGCCGCGGTGGTGGGCCGGGAGTCCGGCGCGCAAATCATCGACATCAACATGGGCTGCCCGGTGAAGAAGGTGACGAAGAACGGCGCCGGCAGCGCCCTCTTGTGCGACGTGCCCCGTGCCGCGGACATCGTCCGCGAGATTCGCGCGGCCACCGGGCTGCCCGTCACCTGCAAGATTCGCTCGGGCTGGGACGCGAAGAACCGCAACTACCTCCAGATGGCGGGTGCGCTGCAGGAGGCCGGCTGCGCGGCGCTGGCCATCCACCCGCGCACCCGCGAGCAGGGCTACTCGGGCCAGGCGGACTGGAGCGTCATCACCGACGTGAAGCGCCACTTCCCGGAGCTGCCCCTCATCGGCAACGGGGACGTGAAGACGCCGGAGGACGCGCGGCGCATGCTGGAGACGACGGGCTGTGACTTCGTGATGATTGGCCGCGCGGCGCTGGGCAACCCGTGGATATTCCGCGAGCTGCTGGGCGGCCCGCCCGCCACGCCCGCGGAGCGCTGTGCCCTGGTGCTGGAGCACCTGCGCGCGCACCTGGACTTCATGGGTGACCCGCTGGGCGCCGTGCGCTCCTTCCGCAAGCAACTGGCGTGGTACGCCCACGGCCTGCACGGCGCCGCCGCCTTCCGTGCGGAGGTGAACACGCTGGACATGCCCTCGGCCGTGGAGGCCTGCGTGCGCCGCTTCTTCGCCGCCGCCGACGCGGACCTCGAGGGCCCCGGCGAGGAGCAGGACGTGGACTACCGCGCGGCGCTGGGCTGACGCGTCCCTCGAACCGTCCGGATTCCAGGCACTTGCCAACCTGGATTCAGTCGGTGGCCCGGGTGGCTGTCCCCATCCGGACAGCGGCTACAGGCCCGGCGGAGACGCCGGGGGCACGAGCCGGTGGCTGGTGGCCACGCTCCGGAAGTAGTCGCAGGCGGGGGTGGGGCGGCGCTCCAGCGTGTCGAAGTCCACGTGGTAGAGGCCGAAGCGCGGGCCCCAGCCCTCCAGCCACTCGAAGTTGTCGAGCAGGCTCCAATAGAGGTAGCCGCGCACGTCCACGCCGAGCCGCCGCGCGGCGAGCACCTGGGCCAGGTGGGAATGGATGTAGTGGGGCCGGCGCGCGCCGCCGCGGTCATCGATGCCGTTCTCGGTAATCCACACCGGCCGCCCGTAGCGCTTCACCTCGCGCAGGGACTGGAGGAAGCCCTCGGGCCAGTCCTCCCAGCCGATGTCGGTGAGGCCGCGGCCGAGCGTGTCGCGGTACTTGAACTCGATGAAGGGCGGGCGCGGCACGAAGCGCAGGTGCGCGCGCGTGTAGTAGTTGACGCCGATGAACTCCACCGAGTCGCGCGCCGCGGGGATGTCCACGCGCGTGGAGGCCACGCCCGGCATGGTGACGCGCAGCTTCCCGGTGGCCAGCGCCTCGTGGAAGGCATGGTTGTAGGCCTGCGCCCCCAGCCGTACCAGGGCCCTGTCCAGCGGGTGCCACCACCGGTCCGGCGCGAAGGCGAGCGTGTTCTGGGAGATGCCCAGCTCCACGCGGCCCAGGCGCGACAGCAGCTCCTCGCGCGCGGCCGCGTGGGCGCGCACCAGGTGCTCCATCGCCCGCATGGTGCGCTCGCCGTCGGCGATGCCCGGCGGAATGGCGCCCTGCAGGTAGCCGCCCAGCAGCAGCACCATGGGCTCATTGAAGGAGATGACGAGCGCGTCCAGCCCCTCCAGCAGCGCCGCGCACTGGCGCGCGTACTGGCGGAAGGCGTCCACGCTGGCCGGCTGGTGCCAGGGCGTCTCGCGGTGGAACCACGTCGGGTGGGTGAAGTGGTGGAGCGTCACCACCGGCCTCAAGCCCCGCGCCTTCATCTTGAGGAGCCGCTCCCGGTACGCCTCCAGCGCTACACCGTCGTAGCGCCCGCGCTCCGGCTCGATTCGCGCCCACTCGAGGGAGATGCGGAACGCGGTGGCGCCCACCGCGCGCGCCAGGGCGTAGTCCTCCTCGTACCGGTGCCAGTGGTCCACCGCGCGGCCGCAGCGCGCGTCGGGCTCCTTCAGCTTCCCGGCCCGCTCCCACTCGGCCCAGTCGTTCTCGATGCCGCCCTCCACCTGGTACGACGAGGTGGCGACGCCGAAGGTGAAGTCCGCGGGGAAGGTCAGCGCATCGGTGCTCATGGTGGGGGCGCAACGTAGACCCCACCTCCCAACGCGAGAAGCGCCGCGTGCCGGGTCGCTCACGTGCCGCGAAGCCCGGCCCGGCGACGGCGCGGAAGTGGCTCCGACGCGTCCGGAGCCTGAAATTCGGCCTCGCGCGCGACGCGCGCATGCGCCTCGGAGTGTCCGCGAGGCACCGTTTCGGGCCTTCAAACCCGCCCGATGCCGAAAAATCGGCCTTGAAGCGCGTTGCAATACATCACCATGCGTTGACACACGCGCATGGCGCCCGTACTCTTCACTTCAAGCACTCACTCCCATCAAGAAGAGTGCAGGGTCCTGGTTGACGGGGCCAAATTCACTGAACCTGGAGGTTCTGATGGCTGCCAAGAAGAAGACTGCCAAGAAGGCCACGGCGAAGAAGACCACCACCCGCAAGACCGCGGGCAAGACCGCCACCAAGAAGGCGGCGGCCAAGAAGGGTGGCGCTCGCAAGGCCGCTCGCAAGGCTCCTGCCCGCAAGCGCGCGAGCAAGACGACTGCGGCCCCGGCGACCCCGGAGTCCTGAGCAGTACGCAGTCATGAGCGGACGTGAGTTGACGTCCGGTGAACGGCTCGGCGAAACCCGCCGGGCCGTTTTCATTTTCGGCCCTGGAGGCCCTCGTGTCGCTGCGTCCCGTGGAGCTGGAGCAGGTGGTGGCGGAGGTGGGAGCTCGCCTCACCGGAGCGGTGGCGCAGAAGTCCTGGTGCCCGCTCCCCCGCCTGGCCTACGTGGAGCTGCGAGTGCCCGGCCGCTCGGTGGTGCTGTGTCTGTGCGCGGAGGGCGACCTGGCCCGCGTGTCGGTGGCCGAGGAGCGCTTCCCCACCCCGGGTGAGCCCGCCCCCTTCCAGCGGTGGCTGCGCCACGAGCTGACCGGTTTCAAGCTGCAGGGCGCCCGCTGGCGCGAGGCCGAGCGCGTGGTGGAGCTGGACTTCGAGCGCGAGGACGTGCGCCGCCGCCTCGTCATGGAGCTGGGCGCTCCGGGCGGCCTGCTGCTGCTGAGCGACAACGGCCGCGTGCTGATGCACTCCGGAGAAGGCTTCGCGCAGCGCCGCAACCTCTACCCGGGCGCGGCGTGGACGCCCCCGGAGCCGCTGCCACCCGACGCGCTGGCGAAGGGCCGGAGCGCGCCCTCGCGCCTCGTCCCCGTGGAGGGCGATGACCTCCCGTACGCCCGGGCCGCGGAGCGCCTGCTGGGCGCGCGGGACAAGACGAGCCGCGCCGAGAGCATCCGCCGCCGGCTGGCGCAGCCGTACCGTGCGCGCCTCAAGCGCTCCTCCCGCACGCTGGAGAAGGTCCGCGCCGAGGCCTCGCGTGGGCCGGACGCGGAGAAGCACCGCGGCCTGGGCGAGCTGCTGGCGCAGAACCTCTACCGCCTCAAGCGCGGCGCCACCGAGGTGACGCTCACCGCGTACACGGAAGAAGGTGCGCAGGACGTGAAGGTGACGCTGGACCCGAAGCGCACGCCGAAGGAGGAGGCGGACTGGCACTTCCACCAGTACCGGCGGCTCCTGCGCGGCGTGGAGCAGGCGCGCCACCGCGAGGCGGAGCTGGCCCGCGAGGTGGGGCTGGCGGAGGGCGCGCTCGCCCAGATTGAAAAGATGGACGAGGCCGCGCTGCTCGCGCAGGCCGAGGTGCTGCATCTCTCCACGGGTGGCGAGGGCCCGCAGGAGGGGCGCCCCTTCAAGGAGTACCTGGGCCATGACGGGGCGCGCATCTGGGTGGGGCGGGGCTCGGAGGACAACGACACGCTCACCTTCAAGGTGGCGAGGCCGTGGCACCTGTGGCTGCACGCGCGCGGCGTGCCGGGCAGCCACGTGGTGGTGCCGCTCGAGAAGGCGCAGGAGGTGGCGCAGGAAGTCCTGCTGGACGCGGCGCACCTGGCGCTGCACCACTCGTCCGCGAAGGGCGAGCCGCGCGGCGAGGTGAGCTACGTGCCGGTGAAGTTCGTGCGCAAGGTGAAGGGCGCGGCGCACGGGCAGGTCACCTTCACGCGCGAGAAGACCTTCGTCGTGCGCATGGAGCCGGAGCGGCTGGAGCGGCTGCTCAAGTCGCGCCACGCGGAGGCGCCTTCGTCCACCTCCACGTCCTGAAGTCACCCCGGGAGTGCCCTGGCAGGCGGGCTTGCCACGCGCGCGGGCCGCACGGCGGGATGTGCGTCCTGCGGAATCCCGGGACGTTGACTTCCGGCGCGGTTGACGGGCTGACGGAGGGGAGGCAGGCGGCAGCCACCGGCCTTGAGTCCCCAGGGTTGGCGGGTACGATGGGCGGCCGAGTGACCCCCGAGCACCTCCGCCAGCAGATGTCCTTCTTCCCGCGCGGCATGTCCGCGGCCAACCGTGCCGCGACGGCCGCCGAGCCGCAGCCTCGGGACGCCACGCCCGCCCCCGTGCCGCCGCAGCCTCGGCCCCCTCCGCCGCGCAACCGCGTGGCCGAGGAGGCCCCGCGGATGCTCAACCTCACGCCCACGCGTGAGGAGCTGTGGTCTCGCGCCGAGGCGCTCGCCTGGCGGCTGAGCGCGGAGCTGGGGATGCCCGTGCGGCTGTCGGTGACGGACAACCGCTCCACCATGGTGTCCTTCCGCCGGGGCGCCAACGTGCTGCAACTGCGGCTGCACCACATGTTCCTGGACGCGCCCGAGCCGGTGGTGCGCGCGGTGGCGGACTACGCCGGCCGGGGCCACCGCGGCGCGGGTGGCGTGCTCGACGAGTACATCCGCGGCCAGCAGCCGCGCATCCGCCAGATGCGCCGCGAAACCGACGCCGACCTCAACCCGCTCGGCCGCTGTTTCGACCTGAAGGCGCTTTACGACGGCGTCAACGACGCCCATTTTCAAGGCCTCATCCAGGCCCGCATCGGCTGGGGCCGCATGCCGCCGCGCCGGCGCCGCAAGTCCATCCGCCTGGGCGTCTATGACCACCAGACGCGCGAGATTCGCATCCATCCCGCGCTGGACAGGCCGGAGGTGCCGGCCTTCTTCGTGGAGTTCATCGTCTTCCACGAGATGCTCCACCAACTCTTCCCGAGCAACGCGAGGGGCGGCCGCCGCGTCCATCACCCGCGCGCCTTCCGGGAGCGCGAGCGGACCTACCCCCACTACGCCGCCGCGCTGCGTTGGGAGCGGGAGAACCTCGGCGTGCTGTTGCGCGGGTGACAGCGCGCATCCGGCGGTGCGCGATTGACGCGACCATCGCTCCGTTGCTCGCTGGCTCATTTACCGTTTTACCGAGCGAAACCACCCGTGGAGCGTGCTTGACGCGTCCATGAGGTCCACCCATTCTCGCGAGCCCTATGCGAAGAGCGAAGATTGTCTGCACCCTCGGTCCCGCCAGTCAGAGCCAGGAGATGCTCGAAGCGCTCCTGGAGAACGGCATGGACGTGGCCCGCCTCAACTTCTCCCACGGCAGCCATGAGAATCATGCGGAGAACATCGCCAAGCTGCGGGCCGCCTCGCTGAAGGTGCGCAAGGCGGTGGGCATCCTGGGTGACTTGCAGGGCCCCAAGATTCGCACCGGCCGCTTCGTCAAGGGCAGCACGGAATTGAAGGAGGGGGGCACCTTCCACATCACCACCGACGAGACGGTGCCGGGCACGGACGACATCGTGTCCACCACGTACCCCTTCCTCGCGGCGGACGTGAATCCGGGGGACCGCATCCTGCTGGATGACGGCCTGCTGGAGCTGAAGGTGCTGGAGACGGACAAGCAGAAGCTCATCAAGACGCAGGTCATCCACGGCGGCGCGCTGAAGAACAACAAGGGCATCAACCTGCCCGGCGTGGCGGTGCGCGCGGAGGCGCTGACGCCCAAGGACCGCGAGGACCTGGTCTTCGGCCTCAAGGCCGGCGTGGACTTCATCGCGCTGTCCTTCGTGCGCCAGCCGTCGGACCTGGACGCCGCGCGCCAGGCCATGGCCGAGGTGGGCCGCACGGTGCCCATCATCTCCAAGCTGGAGAAGCCGGAGGCGATTGCCCGGCTGGACGCCATCCTCGACAAGACGGACGGCGTCATGGTGGCGCGTGGCGACCTCGGTGTGGAGATTCCCCCCGAGGAGGTGCCGGCCGTCCAGAAGGACATCATCCGGCGCTCCAACCTGCGCGGCCTGCCCGTCATCGTGGCCACGCAGATGCTGAACTCGATGATTGACAACCCCCGCCCCACGCGCGCCGAGGCGAGCGACGTGGCCAACGCCGTGTTCGACGGCGCGGACGCGGTGATGCTCTCGGGCGAGACGGCGAGCGGCAAGTTCCCGATTGAGTCCGTGCAGATGATGGAGCGCATCATCCTCGCGGCGGAGTCGTCCGCGCGGGTGCAGCCCCAGCAGCGCTACATCGAGGCGCCGCTCGGGTTGCCCCAGCACTTCCCGGACGTGATTGCGCGCGTGGCGTGCGAGGCGGCCAAGACGAGCGGCGCGACGCTGATTGCGGCCTTCACCCTGTCGGGCGTGACGGCGCGGCTGCTGGCGCACTACCGGCCGCCGGTGCCCATTGTCGCCTTCAGCCCCAACCAGGAAGTGCGCCGCCGGCTGGCGCTGCTGTGGGGCGTGGTGCCGCGCGTGCTGGAGCCCATCCAGGAGACGGAGGCCATGGTGCGGCGCGTGGAGGAGGAGCTCCTGGCGCGCGGCCTGGGCCGCAAGGGCGACCGCATCGTCATCGTCTTCGGAGCGCCCGTGGGCCAGCCGGGGAAGATCAACAGCCTCCGCCTGCACACCATCGGCTGAGCAGAAGTCCCGAGCGCGAAGCAGGGAGCAGGGGCCGGCGGGAAGTCACCGCGGGCCCCTTCTTCATTCTGGCTGCGTCAGCCCTGCTTCTTTTCGTGAATCGCGCGGCGGGGAATCTCCGCCTCGACGAAGACGGTGAACAGCTCCTTGTCGAGCTGGCCGGAGTCCGCCTCGCGCTTGAGGATGTCGAGCGCGAGCGTGTGGGGCACGGCCTTCTTGTAGGGCCTGTCGCTGGCGGTGAGCGCGTCGTAGATGTCGGAGATGGACATCATCCGGGACTGGAGGGGGATGGCCTTCTCGGCGCGCGGGTAGCCGGTGCCGTCCATCTTCTCGTGGTGCGCGTAGGCGATTTCCGGCACGCGGCGCAGCGTGCGCGTCCACGGAATCTGGGTGAGGAAGCGGTAGGTGTGCTCGACGTGGCTCTCGATTTCGCGGCGCTCCTCGGGAGAGAGGGTGCCGCGGGTGATGGAGAGCGACTGGATTTCGCGGGGCAGCAGCAGGGGCTGGGCCTGCCCGTTGGCGTCATCGAAGCGCAACTGGCCCAGCTCGTGGAGGCGCTCGAAGCCGCCCTGCGCGAGCACGGTGGGGCGGTTGCAGGTGAGGATGAACTCGAACACCTCGTCGAGCTTCTTCAGCTCGGTGGTGAGCAGCTCCTGCTCCTCGCCCTCGATTTCCGCGATGAACTTGTCGCCGCGGACCTTCACCGCCTCCAGCCGGCGCCGGTAGCTCTGGAGCTGCAAATCCTTGCGGGCGAGCTGGAAGCGGGCGCGCAGACCCTCCAGCTCGTGCGGGTAGAGCTTCTCCGCCTTGACGAGCACCGGCTCGCGCACGCCCACCTTGCCGAAGTCGTGCAGGAGCGACGCGTAGCGCAGCTCCTGCAGCTCCACGGGG contains these protein-coding regions:
- a CDS encoding HD family phosphohydrolase, yielding MLSQPAQPQTPDLSRRLAKLTSILDVAKAMSAERDLDLLLPLILFEATKVVEADRCSLFILDRERNELWSKVAQGSKSEIRLPVGSGISGQVAQTGAVINIPDAYSDPRFNRSFDVSSGYQTKTILCVPMRDANGEVTGVIQALNKLDGGSFNAEDEELLLALGAQAAGAIENALLHEEINRLFEGFVSASVVAIEARDPTTAGHSGRVADLTVSLAQALEHLSTGPHAHVRFSPVELQELRYASLLHDFGKVGVREPVLVKAEKLYPHELEGLRARFQLARKDLQLQSYRRRLEAVKVRGDKFIAEIEGEEQELLTTELKKLDEVFEFILTCNRPTVLAQGGFERLHELGQLRFDDANGQAQPLLLPREIQSLSITRGTLSPEERREIESHVEHTYRFLTQIPWTRTLRRVPEIAYAHHEKMDGTGYPRAEKAIPLQSRMMSISDIYDALTASDRPYKKAVPHTLALDILKREADSGQLDKELFTVFVEAEIPRRAIHEKKQG